Below is a window of Candidatus Aegiribacteria sp. DNA.
TCCCTTTTTTCCCGATACACTTATAAACGTTACATGGCTCGGTCATACCAAGAAAAGCAATTTTGCCGTCCTCATTTCGACACCCGCCACACGATGCCTGTTCAATAGAGACCCCAAGTTGCTGGGAAATGTTAGCTCGTAGTGCTTCATTTTCGTTTGCTAAATACATCATGCAATTGAAACAATCCAAGCCACAAGGTGCTGTCATTTGAAGATAGTCCATTTTGCCTCCTTTCTTTTGAGGTATAAC
It encodes the following:
- a CDS encoding DUF3795 domain-containing protein, translated to MDYLQMTAPCGLDCFNCMMYLANENEALRANISQQLGVSIEQASCGGCRNEDGKIAFLGMTEPCNVYKCIGKKGIKFCSECNDFPCDHLHPYADKAAQVPHNTKVFNLCLIKKMGLESWAKDKAKSVQETYFKKAWKI